One Punica granatum isolate Tunisia-2019 chromosome 3, ASM765513v2, whole genome shotgun sequence genomic window carries:
- the LOC116199165 gene encoding uncharacterized protein LOC116199165: MGISCEGDTGEKECQVPWTSEERGSTDSSAGIQMEFWPLEHPTEPSDEDQPVKCPISNSSAINVAEMSKDRSTETARKRAEFTVTTRDREMITIADAGTLAARSDRKRHHTLTHGDIVITPIMRPTPSPPPNSACELTSLQMLHQTDSFEPSRSSA; encoded by the exons ATGGGAATTTCGTGTGAAGGTGACACG GGTGAGAAAGAATGTCAAGTCCCTTGGACGAGCGAAGAGAGGGGTAGCACAGATAGTAGTGCTGGGATTCAGATGGAATTCTGGCCGCTTGAACACCCGACAGAGCCATCAGATGAAGATCAGCCGGTGAAATGCCCCATATCCAATTCTTCCGCTATCAAT GTCGCCGAGATGTCCAAGGACCGTTCAACTGAGACCGCAAGGAAGCGAGCGGAATTCACAGTGACGACAAGGGACAGAGAGATGATCACCATAGCAGATGCAGGAACCCTTGCTGCGCGATCAGATCGAAAGAGGCATCACACTCTGACCCATGGTGACATTGTCATAACACCAATCATGAGGCCTACGCCGTCACCGCCACCGAATTCAGCCTGCGAACTCACCTCACTCCAGATGCTTCACCAGACGGACAGTTTCGAGCCCTCCCGTTCATCGGCTTag
- the LOC116201136 gene encoding zinc finger protein 1 encodes MEPGGSKKLEADLVLDLSLCSNDSPLSHDDCSNDNSGNLSEPRVFSCNYCQRKFYSSQALGGHQNAHKRERTLAKRGQRFSPLGYLSRVTSMASLPLHGSTGCGRSSLPLGIQLHSMIHKQPSSYAASSGSQCLLGGRSTMGCHLGNQQLSSGSPGNIGAIQKSSDPAGLEGFGELWWSGSVNHSHVKSKQNDLQKLDLSLKL; translated from the coding sequence ATGGAGCCCGGCGGCAGCAAGAAGCTCGAAGCTGACCTCGTGCTTGACCTCAGCCTGTGCAGCAACGACTCGCCCTTGTCCCACGATGACTGCAGCAACGATAACAGTGGCAATTTGTCGGAGCCCAGAGTGTTCTCTTGCAACTACTGCCAGAGGAAGTTCTACAGCTCGCAGGCACTGGGGGGCCACCAGAACGCGCATAAGCGGGAGAGGACCCTCGCTAAGAGGGGGCAGCGGTTCAGTCCCCTCGGCTACTTGAGCCGGGTCACCAGCATGGCCTCACTCCCCCTGCATGGCTCCACCGGCTGTGGCAGATCCTCACTACCGCTCGGGATCCAACTGCATTCCATGATCCATAAGCAGCCCTCTTCTTACGCTGCATCGAGCGGCAGCCAGTGTCTCTTAGGTGGCCGGTCCACAATGGGGTGCCATCTAGGGAATCAACAGTTATCATCAGGGAGCCCCGGGAATATCGGTGCAATCCAAAAGTCGAGTGATCCAGCAGGTTTGGAGGGATTCGGGGAGTTGTGGTGGAGTGGTAGTGTTAACCATAGCCATGTGAAGAGCAAACAAAATGATTTGCAGAAGCTTGACTTGTCCCTCAAGCTCTAA
- the LOC116201173 gene encoding deSI-like protein At4g17486, translating into MFCRRSVSTKERGSVPVYLNVYDLTPINGYAYWVGLGVYHSGVQVHGVEYAFGAHEYPTTGIFEGQPKQCDGFTFRKTILIGKTDLGPAQVRAVMEELAEEYRGNAYNLITKNCNHFCNDACIRLTGNQIPSWVNRLARIGFLCNCVLPATLNSTKIGHHRAEDKAPEGEKTKLTSATTKFTPSNSSSSSSSPSSSRGRSRTRTRRTQQPSSPLILSSPST; encoded by the exons ATGTTCTGCCGGAGGAGTGTCAGCACCAAAGAGAGAGGATCTGTGCCGGTCTACCTCAATGTGTACGATCTGACCCCCATCAATGGCTACGCTTACTGGGTTGGCCTCGGGGTCTATCACTCCGGCGTGCAAG TTCACGGGGTCGAGTATGCCTTCGGAGCTCACGAGTACCCGACGACGGGGATTTTCGAAGGGCAGCCAAAGCAATGTGATGGATTCACATTTAGGAAGACAATCTTGATCGGGAAGACTGATCTGGGGCCCGCCCAGGTGAGGGCAGTGATGGAGGAGCTAGCAGAAGAGTATAGGGGTAATGCATACAATCTCATCACCAAGAACTGCAATCATTTCTGCAATGATGCCTGCATTCGGCTCACCGGAAATCAGATCCCCAGCTGGGTCAATCGGCTTGCTCGAATCG GTTTTCTCTGCAACTGTGTGCTTCCAGCAACCTTAAATTCCACGAAGATCGGTCATCACAGAGCAGAAGACAAGGCTCCAGAAGGAGAGAAGACAAAACTCACAAGCGCTACGACCAAGTTCACCCCATCAAActcttcctcttcatcctCGTCCCCTTCGAGCAGTCGGGGCAGAAGCAGAACCAGGACCAGACGAACTCAACAGCCATCCTCGCCCTTGATCCTCAGTTCTCCTTCCACGTAA
- the LOC116201172 gene encoding DCN1-like protein 4: protein MRRSATKKSGQPTSTTSVNPSSTDLFRSASSKASSKELERIDSLFYSYANGSSGLIDPEGIETLCSDMEVDHTDVRILILAWKMQAERQGYFTLDEWRRGLKGLRADTVSKLKKALPDLEREVRRPSNFAEFYAYAFRYCLTEEKQKSIDIESICELLDLVLGSQFRAQVDYLIEYLKIQNDYKVINMDQWMGFLRFCNEISFPDFSNYDPQLAWPLILDNFVEWMRAKQG, encoded by the exons ATGCGCCGCTCTGCAACGAAGAAATCGGGTCAGCCGACTTCCACGACGTCGGTTAACCCTTCCTCGACGGATCTCTTCCGCTCCG CCTCAAGTAAAGCAAGTTCAAAAGAGTTGGAACGGATTGATAGTTTGTTCTACTCATATGCCAATGGCTCCTCTGGTTTGATTGA CCCTGAGGGAATTGAAACTCTTTGTTCAGATATGGAAGTGGATCACACCGATGTTAGAATTCTGATACTTGCTTG GAAAATGCAAGCTGAAAGACAAGGTTACTTTACCTTG GATGAGTGGCGGAGAGGCCTTAAAGGTCTGAGGGCCGACACTGTTAGTAAATTGAAGAAGGCACTTCCTGATTTAGAGAGAGAG GTTAGAAGGCCATCAAACTTTGCAGAGTTTTATGCTTATGCTTTCCGCTACTGCCTGACAG AGGAGAAACAGAAAAGCATAGACATAGAGAGCATATGCGAATTGCTTGATTTGGTCTTGGGGTCCCAGTTTCGTGCGCAGGTTGACTACTTGATCGAGTATTTGAAG ATCCAGAATGACTACAAGGTCATTAACATGGACCAGTGGatgggttttcttcggttttgcAATGAG ATAAGTTTCCCTGATTTCAGCAACTATGATCCACAACTTGCATGGCCATTGATTTTGGACAATTTTGTTGAATGGATGCGAGCGAAGCAGGGCTAA